In Juglans regia cultivar Chandler chromosome 13, Walnut 2.0, whole genome shotgun sequence, the following proteins share a genomic window:
- the LOC109013698 gene encoding RNA-binding protein 25 isoform X5 — MYLHRYLFPFAGLPRYPSPYTPMVRPPFPPRLPGGIGMLPAMSRPPIPGVPGVRPIIPPIVRPIIPSVTPAEKQQTTVYVGKIASSVENDFILSLLQLCGPVKSWKRAQDPTDGTPKGFGFCEFESAEGVLRALRLLSKFNIDGQELVLNVNQATKEYLERYVDKKTENSKKLKDAEAAETEKDDETAANVESNEHLKSSVEDSNKEENVLGSKENNDFANFGIVTNEDKEVDREALEKLTSMVEERLKTRPLPPPPPQAIGDGSGNSNSEVPAKSRDGDSEMRNDAAEDKNDDETTSETKPASEHDRPETSSPDRSRRYDRRSRDRDRERDMKREKEREIERYERETERERVRKEREQRRKIEEAERQYEECLKEWEYREREKEKQRQYEKEREKERERKRKKEIKYDEDDEDDDSRRRWRRSMLEDKRKKRLREKEDDLADRHKEEEEIVEAKRRDEEEQKQKLQIDALRVSSNNLLNESVKTVLSEASSAEIKDNLVEHGYEGDSACESHMGERIVQNGIGEESTISSIAASETRHTGNAPAKKLGFGLVGSGKRTAVPSVFHEEEDDDAHKDKKMRPLVPIDYSTEELQAVQPVSGAPSPNLAAAAEFAKRISNFNPKEDKPDAERERSRRSNEKSSQRDRDRGDENVNRTKDENRERNLDRDRDRDQGLDRSKTPDNKKLLSLKQLIDMIPKTKEELFSYEINWAVYDKHELHERMRPWISKKITEFLGEEETTLVDYIVSSTQEHMKASQMLELLQSILDEEAEMFVLKMWRMLIYEIKRVETGVASK; from the exons ATGTATCTGCATAGATATTTGTTTCCATTTGCAGGACTTCCTCGTTATCCATCTCCATACACACCTATGGTTCGGCCTCCATTTCCTCCACGCTTACCAGGAGGGATTGGCATGCTTCCAGCAATGTCACGTCCCCCAATTCCGGGGGTTCCTGGAGTTCGCCCCATTATACCCCCTATTGTTAGGCCAATTATTCCTTCTGTTACTCCAGCTGAAAAACAACAAACCACAGTATACGTTGGTAAGATTGCATCATCAGTGGAAAACGATTTCATTCTGTCCCTCCTTCAG CTTTGTGGACCTGTGAAAAGTTGGAAACGTGCTCAAGATCCCACAGACGGGACTCCTAAAGGCTTTGGGTTCTGTGAATTTGAGTCTGCTGAGGGTGTTCTTCGTGCATTGCGTCTACTTAGTAAATTTAATATTGATGGGCAAGAATTGGTG TTAAATGTTAATCAAGCAACAAAAGAATATCTGGAACGGTATGTTgataaaaaaactgaaaactcGAAGAAACTTAAAGATGCGGAAGCTGCAGAGACtgagaaagatgatgaaactgCAGCAAATGTTGAGAGTAATGAACATCTAAAGTCCTCTGTGGAGGACTCGAATAAAGAGGAAAATGTTTTGGGGAGCAAGGAAAATAATGATTTTGCTAATTTTGGAATCGTTACCAATGAGGACAAGGAAGTTGACCGAGAGGCTTTGGAGAAGCTCACAAGCATGGTAGAAGAGAGACTTAAGACCAGGCCCCTGCCTCCGCCCCCACCACAAGCAATTGGTGATGGCTCTGGGAATTCAAACTCTGAAGTGCCTGCTAAATCGAGGGACGGGGACTCTGAAATGAGAAATG atgcagctgaagataaaaatgatgatgagaCAACTAGTGAAACCAAACCTGCAAGTGAGCATGACAGGCCTGAAACAAGTTCACCTGATAGGAGTAGGAGGTATGATAGGAGAAGCAGAGACAGAGACCGAGAGCGGGATATGAAAAGGGAGAAGGAGCGGGAGATTGAAAGATATGAAAGAGAAACAGAACGAGAGCGGGTTAGGAAAGAAAGGgagcaaagaagaaagattGAGGAGGCTGAGCGTCAGTATGAAGAGTGTCTTAAAGAATGGGAgtatagagaaagagaaaaagagaaacagCGGCAGTatgagaaggagagggaaaaagagagggagCGCAAACGGAAGAAGGAGATAAaatatgatgaagatgatgaggatgatgattCGAGAAGAAGGTGGCGTCGGAGTATGTTAGAAGACAAGAGAAAGAAGAGGCTGCGAGAAAAGGAGGATGACTTGGCTGACAGgcataaagaagaagaagaaattgttGAGGCAAAGAGGAGAGATGAGGAGGAACAGAAACAGAAGCTACAAATAGATGCATTGAGGGTCTCATCCAATAATTTATTGAATGAAAGTGTAAAAACTGTTTTGTCTGAAGCATCCAGTGCCGAAATAAAAGATAATCTTGTTgaacatggctatgaaggtgatTCTGCCTGTGAGAGCCATATGG GTGAAAGGATTGTACAAAATGGTATTGGTGAAGAATCAACCATATCGTCAATTGCTGCATCAGAAACACGGCACACTGGCAATGCCCCAGCGAAAAAGTTAGGCTTCGGTTTAGTTGGATCTGGAAAACGAACTGCTGTCCCTTCTGTTTTCCATGAGGAGGAGGATGATGATGCACACAAGGACAAAAAGATGAGGCCCCTTGTCCCAATTGATTACTCGACTGAAGAACTGCAGGCTGTCCAACCTGTATCTGGGGCACCATCACCAAATTTGGCTGCAGCAGCAGAATTTGCAAAGCGCATATCCAATTTCAATCCCAAAGAAGATAAGCCGGATGCAGAAAGGGAAAGAAGTAGACGCTCCAATGAGAAGTCAAGCCAGCGGGATAGGGACCGGGGTGATGAGAATGTGAATCGCACCAAAGATGAGAACAGAGAGAGGAATCTTGACAGGGATAGGGATCGGGACCAGGGGCTGGATAGATCGAAGACACCAGATAACAAGAAGCTTTTGAGTTTAAAGCAATTGATAGACATGATACCAAAGACCAAGGAGGAGTTGTTCTCATATGAGATCAATTGGGCTGTCTATGACAAG CATGAGCTGCATGAAAGAATGAGACCTTGGATTTCAAAAAAGATAACAGAGTTTTTAGGAGAGGAAGAAACAACCCTGGTAGATTACATTGTATCCAGTACTCAAGAACATATGAAGGCATCTCAAATGCTGGAGCTATTACAATCCATTTTAGACGAAGAAGCTGAAATGTTTGTTCTCAAAATGTGGAGGATGCTCATCTATGAAATTAAGAGGGTGGAGACCGGCGTCGCTTCAAAGTGA
- the LOC109013698 gene encoding RNA-binding protein 25 isoform X1: MADQPPTLNSNPSLSEPDTLNPQSNQPDPIPPPPPPPPPPPQSSMSTPLSTPIPVNPTSNASPLASAPPPPPPPQAPQVSYAPPQVSGGAAVPPAPPSFRPVPQFSPMPNPGLTNFNYQNPGGVQPPGVSVAPGAVSGGIGASPMAVPQPMLPYQLPPGQPPRPYPSPMPNGYPGVPHHGTIPPPGLPRYPSPYTPMVRPPFPPRLPGGIGMLPAMSRPPIPGVPGVRPIIPPIVRPIIPSVTPAEKQQTTVYVGKIASSVENDFILSLLQLCGPVKSWKRAQDPTDGTPKGFGFCEFESAEGVLRALRLLSKFNIDGQELVLNVNQATKEYLERYVDKKTENSKKLKDAEAAETEKDDETAANVESNEHLKSSVEDSNKEENVLGSKENNDFANFGIVTNEDKEVDREALEKLTSMVEERLKTRPLPPPPPQAIGDGSGNSNSEVPAKSRDGDSEMRNDAAEDKNDDETTSETKPASEHDRPETSSPDRSRRYDRRSRDRDRERDMKREKEREIERYERETERERVRKEREQRRKIEEAERQYEECLKEWEYREREKEKQRQYEKEREKERERKRKKEIKYDEDDEDDDSRRRWRRSMLEDKRKKRLREKEDDLADRHKEEEEIVEAKRRDEEEQKQKLQIDALRVSSNNLLNESVKTVLSEASSAEIKDNLVEHGYEGDSACESHMGERIVQNGIGEESTISSIAASETRHTGNAPAKKLGFGLVGSGKRTAVPSVFHEEEDDDAHKDKKMRPLVPIDYSTEELQAVQPVSGAPSPNLAAAAEFAKRISNFNPKEDKPDAERERSRRSNEKSSQRDRDRGDENVNRTKDENRERNLDRDRDRDQGLDRSKTPDNKKLLSLKQLIDMIPKTKEELFSYEINWAVYDKHELHERMRPWISKKITEFLGEEETTLVDYIVSSTQEHMKASQMLELLQSILDEEAEMFVLKMWRMLIYEIKRVETGVASK; this comes from the exons ATGGCTGACCAGCCTCCAACCCTAAACTCCAATCCTTCTCTTTCCGAACCCGACACCCTCAATccccaatcaaaccaacccgaTCCcataccaccaccaccaccaccaccaccaccaccaccgcaATCGTCGATGTCGACTCCATTGTCTACCCCTATCCCTGTTAACCCTACTTCAAACGCTTCACCTCTTGCATCTGCGCCGCCGCCGCCGCCTCCTCCACAAGCGCCTCAGGTGTCCTACGCGCCGCCGCAGGTATCCGGCGGAGCCGCAGTACCTCCAGCGCCGCCTTCGTTCCGCCCAGTCCCACAGTTCTCGCCGATGCCGAATCCTGGCTTGACGAATTTCAATTACCAAAACCCTGGCGGGGTTCAGCCACCTGGTGTGAGCGTGGCTCCTGGTGCTGTTAGTGGCGGCATTGGGGCCTCCCCTATGGCTGTGCCGCAGCCGATGCTGCCTTATCAGTTGCCACCGGGCCAGCCTCCGAGACCTTACCCGTCGCCTATGCCAAATGGGTACCCAGGTGTTCCTCATCATGGGACTATACCTCCTCCCG GACTTCCTCGTTATCCATCTCCATACACACCTATGGTTCGGCCTCCATTTCCTCCACGCTTACCAGGAGGGATTGGCATGCTTCCAGCAATGTCACGTCCCCCAATTCCGGGGGTTCCTGGAGTTCGCCCCATTATACCCCCTATTGTTAGGCCAATTATTCCTTCTGTTACTCCAGCTGAAAAACAACAAACCACAGTATACGTTGGTAAGATTGCATCATCAGTGGAAAACGATTTCATTCTGTCCCTCCTTCAG CTTTGTGGACCTGTGAAAAGTTGGAAACGTGCTCAAGATCCCACAGACGGGACTCCTAAAGGCTTTGGGTTCTGTGAATTTGAGTCTGCTGAGGGTGTTCTTCGTGCATTGCGTCTACTTAGTAAATTTAATATTGATGGGCAAGAATTGGTG TTAAATGTTAATCAAGCAACAAAAGAATATCTGGAACGGTATGTTgataaaaaaactgaaaactcGAAGAAACTTAAAGATGCGGAAGCTGCAGAGACtgagaaagatgatgaaactgCAGCAAATGTTGAGAGTAATGAACATCTAAAGTCCTCTGTGGAGGACTCGAATAAAGAGGAAAATGTTTTGGGGAGCAAGGAAAATAATGATTTTGCTAATTTTGGAATCGTTACCAATGAGGACAAGGAAGTTGACCGAGAGGCTTTGGAGAAGCTCACAAGCATGGTAGAAGAGAGACTTAAGACCAGGCCCCTGCCTCCGCCCCCACCACAAGCAATTGGTGATGGCTCTGGGAATTCAAACTCTGAAGTGCCTGCTAAATCGAGGGACGGGGACTCTGAAATGAGAAATG atgcagctgaagataaaaatgatgatgagaCAACTAGTGAAACCAAACCTGCAAGTGAGCATGACAGGCCTGAAACAAGTTCACCTGATAGGAGTAGGAGGTATGATAGGAGAAGCAGAGACAGAGACCGAGAGCGGGATATGAAAAGGGAGAAGGAGCGGGAGATTGAAAGATATGAAAGAGAAACAGAACGAGAGCGGGTTAGGAAAGAAAGGgagcaaagaagaaagattGAGGAGGCTGAGCGTCAGTATGAAGAGTGTCTTAAAGAATGGGAgtatagagaaagagaaaaagagaaacagCGGCAGTatgagaaggagagggaaaaagagagggagCGCAAACGGAAGAAGGAGATAAaatatgatgaagatgatgaggatgatgattCGAGAAGAAGGTGGCGTCGGAGTATGTTAGAAGACAAGAGAAAGAAGAGGCTGCGAGAAAAGGAGGATGACTTGGCTGACAGgcataaagaagaagaagaaattgttGAGGCAAAGAGGAGAGATGAGGAGGAACAGAAACAGAAGCTACAAATAGATGCATTGAGGGTCTCATCCAATAATTTATTGAATGAAAGTGTAAAAACTGTTTTGTCTGAAGCATCCAGTGCCGAAATAAAAGATAATCTTGTTgaacatggctatgaaggtgatTCTGCCTGTGAGAGCCATATGG GTGAAAGGATTGTACAAAATGGTATTGGTGAAGAATCAACCATATCGTCAATTGCTGCATCAGAAACACGGCACACTGGCAATGCCCCAGCGAAAAAGTTAGGCTTCGGTTTAGTTGGATCTGGAAAACGAACTGCTGTCCCTTCTGTTTTCCATGAGGAGGAGGATGATGATGCACACAAGGACAAAAAGATGAGGCCCCTTGTCCCAATTGATTACTCGACTGAAGAACTGCAGGCTGTCCAACCTGTATCTGGGGCACCATCACCAAATTTGGCTGCAGCAGCAGAATTTGCAAAGCGCATATCCAATTTCAATCCCAAAGAAGATAAGCCGGATGCAGAAAGGGAAAGAAGTAGACGCTCCAATGAGAAGTCAAGCCAGCGGGATAGGGACCGGGGTGATGAGAATGTGAATCGCACCAAAGATGAGAACAGAGAGAGGAATCTTGACAGGGATAGGGATCGGGACCAGGGGCTGGATAGATCGAAGACACCAGATAACAAGAAGCTTTTGAGTTTAAAGCAATTGATAGACATGATACCAAAGACCAAGGAGGAGTTGTTCTCATATGAGATCAATTGGGCTGTCTATGACAAG CATGAGCTGCATGAAAGAATGAGACCTTGGATTTCAAAAAAGATAACAGAGTTTTTAGGAGAGGAAGAAACAACCCTGGTAGATTACATTGTATCCAGTACTCAAGAACATATGAAGGCATCTCAAATGCTGGAGCTATTACAATCCATTTTAGACGAAGAAGCTGAAATGTTTGTTCTCAAAATGTGGAGGATGCTCATCTATGAAATTAAGAGGGTGGAGACCGGCGTCGCTTCAAAGTGA